One genomic segment of Suncus etruscus isolate mSunEtr1 chromosome 15, mSunEtr1.pri.cur, whole genome shotgun sequence includes these proteins:
- the ASL gene encoding argininosuccinate lyase: MASESGKLWGGRFVGAVDPIMERFNSSIAYDRNLWEVDVQGSKAYSRGLEKAGLLTKAELDRIHQGLDKVAEEWAKGTFKLNPNDEDIHTANERRLKELIGETAGKLHTGRSRNDQVVTDLRLWMRQDCSKLSGLLRELIKSMVDRAEAERDVLFPGYTHLQRAQPIRWSHWILSHAVALTRDLERLLQLRRRVNVLPLGSGAIAGNPLGVDRNLLRAELDFGAITLNSMDATSERDFVAEFLFWASLCGTHLSRVAEDLIIYGTKEFSFVQLSDAYSTGSSLMPQKKNPDSLELIRSKAGRMFGRCAGLLMTLKGLPSTYNKDLQEDKEAVFEVSDTMSAVLQVATGVISTLQIHRENMAKALSPDMLATDLAYYLVRKGMPFRQAHEASGKAVFMAETKKVALNQLSLQELKTISPLFADDVSHVWDYGHSVEQYTALGGTARSSVDWQISQVRALLQAQQA; the protein is encoded by the exons ATGGCATCGGAG AGTGGGAAGCTATGGGGCGGCCGGTTTGTGGGTGCAGTGGACCCCATCATGGAGAGATTCAACTCATCCATTGCCTACGACCGAAACCTGTGGGAGGTGGATGTGCAGGGCAGCAAGGCCTACAGCCGGGGCCTGGAGAAGGCTGGGCTGCTCACCAAGGCCGAGCTGGACCGTATTCACCAAGGCTTAGACAAG GTGGCCGAGGAGTGGGCCAAGGGCACCTTCAAACTCAACCCCAACGATGAGGACATCCATACTGCCAACGAGCGGCGTCTGAAG GAGCTCATTGGGGAAACTGCAGGGAAGCTGCACACGGGACGGAGCAGGAACGACCAG GTGGTCACAGACCTCCGGCTATGGATGCGGCAGGACTGCTCCAAGCTCTCAGGCCTCCTCCGGGAACTCATCAAAAGCATGGTGGACCGGGCAGAGGC GGAACGGGATGTCCTCTTCCCAGGCTACACTCACCTACAGAGGGCACAGCCCATCCGCTGGAGCCACTGGATCCTGAG CCATGCCGTGGCACTGACCAGAGACTTGGAGAGGCTGCTGCAGTTGCGGCGGCGTGTTAATGTGCTGCCCCTGGGGAG TGGGGCCATTGCAGGCAATCCTCTAGGAGTGGATCGGAATCTGCTCCGGGCAG AATTGGACTTCGGGGCTATCACTCTCAACAGTATGGATGCCACCAGTGAGCGAGACTTCGTGG CTGAGTTCCTGTTCTGGGCATCTCTATGCGGAACTCACCTCAGTAGGGTTGCTGAGGACCTCATCATCTATGGCACCAAGGAGTTTAGCTTTGTGCAGCTATCAGATGCCTACAG CACTGGAAGTAGCTTGATGCCCCAGAAGAAAAATCCTGATAGCCTGGAGCTGATCCGGAGCAAGGCTGGGCGCATGTTTGGACGG TGTGCGGGGCTCCTGATGACACTCAAGGGACTTCCGAGCACTTACAACAAGGACTTACAG GAGGACAAGGAAGCCGTGTTTGAAGTGTCAGACACCATGAGCGCCGTCCTCCAGGTGGCCACGGGTGTCATCTCTACACTGCAG ATTCACCGGGAGAACATGGCGAAAGCCCTGAGTCCTGACATGCTGGCTACTGACCTTGCCTACTATCTTGTCCGCAAAGGG ATGCCATTCCGTCAGGCCCATGAGGCCTCTGGGAAAGCTGTGTTCATGGCTGAGACCAAGAAGGTTGCCCTTAACCAGCTGTCACTGCAGGAACTAAAGACCATCAG ccccctgtttgcagatgatgtgAGCCATGTGTGGGACTATGGGCACAGCGTGGAGCAGTACACCGCCTTAGGTGGCACAGCGCGCTCCAGTGTCGACTGGCAGATCAGCCAGGTGCGAGCACTGCTGCAGGCACAGCAGGCCTAG